Genomic DNA from Mus caroli chromosome 8, CAROLI_EIJ_v1.1, whole genome shotgun sequence:
TCAAGGCATGAAATCTGGCCTTCTAGAATGACCATTGTGTTGAAGGGACAGGATTGTGCTCTGGTCCGGTCTAAGGTGCAGTCATACTGTGTGGTTTTAGGGCCTTGGGATCCTTCATCTGCCCTCActcccctttctgtcttttcccTGGGTCTGTGGCCATGCCAGGACTGTATTCTACCACTACACTATATCCCCACTTCAGAGATCTATAAAGATACAAAACTCAGAGCCAAGGGTAAAACCCAGGGCTTCCATGTGTTCTGTTACTGAAGATATTTTTGCTTGGTGTtctctttaattattttacattgaACTTTGTGTGGTTCTCTTTAAGGGATCTTTTATGTATACATGTCTATATGCTACATGTCTGGAAGCCAGTGGGGAGAGGGGGCATCGgatccctgaagctggaattatcTGCTCTTGGAATTTGCCTGATGTCTCTGTTTTAACCCACAAGCCATGTGTCCAGTCCCAGCAGTTTTAGACATGGAGAAGCTGGCTATATGATTAACTCAGCAGACACACGGGATGTTCTGGGCTGGGCCTCAGGGGTGTGGCCGCTTACCTCGGCAACCATGTACTCTTCCTTGGATGTTCCCCTACACAGTCACAGCAGCCTGGAAACTTGTGTTCCATCAGGTTCAGCCAGGGGGCTATTCTTAGCCACGTGGGCGTGGCCAGGGGTAGATGCTCTGGGTATAGATAGTAACAAGTGGGCTATTTCAGGTATCTGGAGAACCCCCTAGAATATTCCGGGCCAAAATGCTATTTATATAATCCACCAGGCTTCTGGAAGCAAAAGCTATAACCTTCGTGTCTCTTTGGCTTTCTGAAGAGGCTTCTTTCAGCGGGGTTGTGGGGACAGGGGCCGGGTCATCCAAAGGCCTGCTGTCCCTCAAGCACCTGTTTCCAGAAAGCCAGGGATGTTCTTTGCTTTCAACCCTGACTGGGAGAGCAGTGGTTCTCCTCAGACCCTAGCTGTTCTCTCGGCAGGCATTGTCCTGTGGCCtcctggaagggcagccagcacTCTGGGGAGACAGCTTCCAGATGTGATGGGTGACATCTTTATCTCTTCCTGAATTTCACTGAGCTTGCAGACTTCTGCTTCCCATAGACATCAAAGGGCTGTGACTAaatccttttcccttctctcccgGGCCCCTTGTCTTTCCTTGTGCCCTTACTCCCATTTTGGAGAGTGGTTCTACCAAAAGGCCTAGTTTTCTCAAAAATTCGTCCTTAGGAGGGCAAGTGGGACTTTCAGAAGTAATTCTGTAGAAGATGACAGGCAAGGAAGAAAAGCAACCCTATAGAAAAGGCCGCCTAAGCACACTGGGACGGACACCCTCTTTCTGATCCTCATTCTGCATGTCAGGGACTGGGCCTAGAAGTTAAGTGaatacacccccacacacacacacacaccccgttcCTTTGCTGTGCCAGGCTGGCTGGGCAGGTGCAGGTGTCTGCTCAGCTGCTGCAGCCTGACTGAAGCCTGGCCCGCAGAGTGGAAAGCGTCCTCTGTTCATTCCGTATTAGTACCCTCCTCGCACTTCTCTGCCAACCCCCACCCTCTGCTACCTCAGCCACCCATCAGCCCAGATATAAATACAAGAGCATTTTCCATGGGCTGGaaccgggggggggggcattccacTTTATTTTGGGCTGTGAGATTCCCTGCTTCATACCCGACAGGTGTGACAGCCCCATTTAGACATGGGAAGCTAGAAATAGAACACAATCTACAATATAGCTTCCTTTGGGCATCTGGAtgctattttaaaagaacattcctGTGAGGTACCCAGGCTCATGTTGGTTGGGGTTCTGAGGGCCCCTCCACCAGGGGAATCTTGACCTGCTTGCTGAAGGACCAGACATTTGGGGACAAGATTCCTTCCTTGCTttgacagagagataaagaggagGTGGGGGGGTAGGGCTTCTTACCCACAATCTTTGAAGCTATTTCTGACACCTGACTACCCCATGATTCAAGACGGACTCATAagtacaccccaccccaccccacctcgcTCTAAGAGTGAGGGCCAGGTAGGGTGACTTCTCAAACTACATGTTCTTGGATGTTTGGGCTTAAcagcagccccaccccaccccaaatccATGTCAAAATTCTAACCTGCTAAAGACCCTTAGAAAGTGggtcttagccgggcgtggtggcgcacgcctttaatcccagcactcgggaggcagaggcaggcggatttctgagttcgaggccagcctggtctacaaagtgagtgNNNNNNNNNNNNNNNNNNNNNNNNNaaaaaaaaaaaaaaaagaaagtgggtctttgcatctgctaAAGATGAGGTCCTGTCCATAGGCATAGGGTAGTGTGACAGCAGAGACAGGGGACCTCCTACACAACAAGGACAAAATCCACCTCCTGCCTTGGAGGCCACTTTGGGCTGggacttctggcttccagaacTTTCAATGGGTGGGCGCATTTCCATTCAGAAGTTGCCCTCAAACCCACTTCCTGCCTCCCATGTAGGGGGGAGAGGATCTTGATCTGggaacatgtgtgtgtctgtatgtctcaaAAGTGTGTCCCTCCACCAGCGGGCATAGGTCTGGTGCTGTCAGTCTGCAGCCTTCTCCCTCACAGGAGTGGGGATACAGCATTTATGTGATTGCAGTCACTCCTGGTCTCGAAGCCCAAACTCAAGGTCAAGTTTCTAACCcagctgaggaggctgaggcagaaagactgcagtgagctcaaggccagctgtgGCCTATAGACTgagactgtctccaaacaaaTAGGTCAAGCTTTGTCTGGGAGGTTCCAAAGGCCAGCAAAGCACAACTAGATGCTTACTACCAAGCCTGGCCTGAAGCAGCCGCAAAAACAGAGGCTAAGGTACCCGAAGGCTAAAGACCCCATGGGCTTTCCTAGCCGCTCAATTTCCCACATGAAGGTTTAGCAGGCTCCTGGAAGCTTGGGAGAAGGTGGGAACCCTTATGACTGGGCCTGGACCAAGGTGGCTGACACACCTCCCTTGTTCTGGGCCAGGAGTGGAGTGGCTGAGAGACTGTTACCTAAAGATATGTCAAGAATTCTCTCTGCCGGATTCTGTGGGTCTCCTTTTTCTGCCCAAATCCAACATGAGTCAGTCAGAGCCACTGGAAGATCCAAGTTCTGCCCTCTCCTGTGCTTGGGACACTACCCAACTGCTAGCCACCCTACCAGTTCTCCCATCCGAGTATCCTTCATGGGTCCTTAACCCTGCTGCTAGCGTGCCCCCAACATCATTCCTCCAGGTCACTTCACGcagcttctcttccaggtttcgaTTCTTCCAGCGAAGGCCGCAGCTCGCCTGCACACAGGCCTCTGAAATGCTCGGACATGATGCCCTCCATCTCCTGTCCGCTCTGTGCTCAGAAGGGTCCAAGTTATCCAAATCCTGGTGCCCCTGGAGAATTCTGCCTCCTTCACAGATCTAAGGCATTGGTAAAGACTCGAGACGTCAAGGCTCAAGACAGGAGACCTGAGCGTGGAGGCTCTTTATTACACATAGCTGCTCTCCTGAGACGTTAACCAGCCACTGAGGCCAGCCCCAAGCAGGACAACAGTGCTGAGGACAGATGAGGTGAGGCCTGGCTTTAGCCCACTCCTCCCTGGCCCTGCCTCATCTTACGGGGTGGGGCCAgggtgtatgtgtgcttgtgtatatacaCGTATGTGTACATAAGGGGCAGGAGAATATGTGTCTCTGACCCCGAGGTGAAGGTAACTGAGCCTGGTGCTAAGAGGTAGCTATGCTTGCCAAGGTTGTGCACACACTGTGCTCTCAAGTAAAAATGGTCATTTCAAGCTGCACACAAGGGGACCCAGGGGTCATGGTGGATTTTGTCCAGTGTTAGCTATTTCCCAAATAGACGCTCCTTTTGGAACAGGTCCAGCAGACAGGCCAAACTGAAAAACGGAACCGTTGGTTCTTATTTTGGTGAGCCTCCTGATGATAAGTCTCCTCGGAACACAGGCCTTAGGGGAAGATGCCCGAAGGCTCCACTGGGCTTGGTTCTGGCAGGACACAGGCAACAGTGAACTGGGCCCTCTCCTGGATGACAGAACCACTGAGAGGATTGTCGGGTTTGGCCCCTCCACCCTGCTGTGCCCACCTAGGGGCCAGGACAGCAGCCGGCTTCCTCATGCCGCGCCAAGAGAGACATGCGGGAGAAGGCCTTGGGGCACACGGCGCACCTGTACTTCTTGGTACCAACGTGAGTCTGCAGGTGAGCCCTCAGGTTGGAGCGGTCAGCGAAGGCCCTGCTGCAGTGAGAACAGGTATAGGGCTTCTCACCtgtgggaggaagaagggaggtcAGGCGAGCAGCCACCGCCAGGACAATCCCACAGATGATGGTCAAAGGTGAAATGTCACTGTTGACTAATGAGTAACTTGCCCCTGTCCTTCAGATGTTCACCACAGCCCAAGCACCCAAGGCCAGAGCCCTTTGGACAGTCCATCTGTCACTCAGAGCAGGGTCACAGCATCAGAGGATCTTCTGAGGCAAAGGCAGCCAATCCCCAAGTGCTCAGTTCTGACCGTGAGAAGCAGCGGGAGCCCCCGCAGCTTCCTGGCCACTGGCAGGTGTAATATTGAGCCACTGTGAAGGCAGAGCTGGGTGGAGTAGCTAGACTCCTAGACACAGGCACTATCTGCAATCAGGACCATCCACCAAGGATGGGGACAGAATTGTTCTGCTAAGACCTTGGCTTTCAGGATAACCCTcccaagagaaaggagagagggccACTGAGAAGTGTCTGTCTGGTTCTGCAGCCTACAAGAGGCACTTGCACCCTAACTAGTTACAGGTCTCCGAGTCCAGAGTCTGCCCTTCCTGTGGGACTACACTCCTTTACCTTCACAGACGTCCCTGGCCCTGTCGTTCAGAGACACCTGTTTCCTTGGCTCCTCCCTCCAACCCTACTCAGAAATCAGGCCTTTACAGAGATAACAGTTAAGATGAGGCCATCTGGGCAAATCCTAGCTCTGTGAGCTACAGGGGTCTCCCTCCCCTTAGGGCAGAGAGACATACCCAGGGGAAAAGGCTTCAGGAAGGCaaaaagacagatacacagatatgGCCATTTGCCAATGAGTAGGGTGGCTGTCAGGAGACCAGAGAGGCAAGAACTGTCATCCCTACAGCCTTTGAGGAGAATGTGGTTTGGCCATGCCTGGGGTTGAGGTTTCTGGCCTCGAGACCTTGAGGGGACATGTCCGTGCGGATCTTTATCCATGGGGAGTGTGGTGTCTGCGGCTGCAGGAGGGGCAAGGACCCTGCCAACCAGGAGatcagcccctcccccaacctggaTCCTTCTCTGGGACTGCAGTCCCACCCCTCCTACCTGTATGGGTGCGGATGTGACCCTGGAGCAGCCAGGGTCTGGAGAAGGCCTTGCCGCACACCTTACAGATGCAGGGCAGCGTGTGGGTACGTATATGCATCTTGAGGGCACCCAGGCTGGCATACTCCTTGCCACAGAACCTGCAGGTGAAGGCGCGCCCCGTCGGCAGGTGACAGTGCAGCTGCTGGTGCCTGGCCAGGCCAGCCAGTGTAGGATACGGCCTGTGGCAGTGGATGCACTCAAAGCTACCTGGGACTTGAGATGTCCCCTCAGCCCTGAGATGTTCATTTAGAGCTCCGTCTGGGCCCAGGATTGGGGGCCAGCGTGTGGGCAGCACCAACAGCGGGGGCAGAGTGAAACTGTCTTTGAGAGTCACACTGGGGGCCTGGGCAGCCCGAGGGCCCACCCAGCTGGTTTCCTGAGGTTCTGGGCCAGAGACTCCCAGAGTTTCCCTGTGATTCGGCAGAAGAGGCAAGGAGATGCAGGCAACGGCAGAGGTACTGTCCCAAGGCTGTAGGGGGTCGCTGGGATTGCAAGGGGCCTCCTCCTCTGGCAGGTGGCGGGATCCTGCCAGCTCCTTGCAGGCAGAGCAGGAGCCATTAGCTTCTAAAAGGGCAGAGGGGAGAGACAATGGGAGAAATGAGGTCCCAAGGCTTGAGCTTCCGAACCTCTGTTCACTTATCTGACTGTAGTCTGGTCCACCTGATAGGTCTGCAGCAGCCAGCAGGAAGCCAGAGGTACGCATAC
This window encodes:
- the Snai3 gene encoding zinc finger protein SNAI3, whose amino-acid sequence is MPRSFLVKTHSSHRVPNYGKLETLREANGSCSACKELAGSRHLPEEEAPCNPSDPLQPWDSTSAVACISLPLLPNHRETLGVSGPEPQETSWVGPRAAQAPSVTLKDSFTLPPLLVLPTRWPPILGPDGALNEHLRAEGTSQVPGSFECIHCHRPYPTLAGLARHQQLHCHLPTGRAFTCRFCGKEYASLGALKMHIRTHTLPCICKVCGKAFSRPWLLQGHIRTHTGEKPYTCSHCSRAFADRSNLRAHLQTHVGTKKYRCAVCPKAFSRMSLLARHEEAGCCPGP